The DNA region TCAAACCTAAAATAAGACTACAATATAGATATCCGTATATAGACATAGGGGTGGTTTCTTGCTATATAAAGGAATATTATTTATATTTCTTGGAGTATTTCTGATAATAGAGGAAAGATATGATATAAAAAAACTTGTTAAAGATAGAGTGTTTATAATAAAAAAGGATTTTGTTTATGATAGTTATTATGAAATCAAACTGTTTTTAGGGATACTTTCAATTATTGTAGGGATTTTTTCTATAATAAACTATATTATATATTGATAATGTAAAAATCTTGTAAACTAATGTTTTTCGCATTTCGCTTTTAAATTTAACGAATAGCTAATGACGAAAGACCAATGACTAATTTAAAAGGGTGTATATATGAAGACAAAAAAGCTTTTAATAACTATACTTTTATTACTAATTTTCATTTTGTTTTATAACAACTTAGTATTAGCAGAAAATAGGCCTAAATTAATAATGATAATATTAGATGAATTAGATTTTGATTTGGTCGAAAAAATTACTCAAAATACTAATAAAGCAGTAGGGCTTATGAATACAAAAACAGGATATTTTTATAGATCAAAGGATAGAGAAAGCTACTTTCTGACTATTGCAACAGGTAGAAGAGTTAAAGTAAGGTTAGGTTTATATAAAGGAATAAGAAAAAATGAAGACGGTAGTTTATATATAAATGGATTTGAAGATATAATTAGAGATTTAAAGAAAAAATATTTAGCTTTTTCTCGGGAAATTTCTACATTTGGTGACTTTTTTAGCAAAAGGGGTATTAAAGTTGGATATATTGGTAATGATTCTTCTTCACTTATTGCTACCAATATAAACGGATACATTGAGTATGGTGAGAATAAGGTTGTTTATGAAGAAGAGTGGCTTAGTGATAAGTCAAGAGAGATATTAGAAAAGGAAGATATACTTATACTTTCATATGAATTAAATAATAAGGAAGAAAGAATTAAGCTATTAAAAAAATATATTGAAAAGATGAAATATCACATAATTATATTTCCTAAGACCATATCAGGAGATATAAATATAAAGTGGAACACTACTTTAGTTCCAGTTATTTGTATAACACCTGAAGGAGCAGAAGGAATACTAAAAAGTAATACTACAAGGAGAGAAGGAGTAATAGCAAGTTTAGATATTTTTCCTCATGTAGCAAGCCTGTTTGGCATATCAACAGATAGATTTATTGGTGATAGTTTAAAGGTTATACCTAAAGGTAATCCGATTGTAGAATGCAAAAACTATTTAAATGAATTTCTTAATTTGAATATAATAAAATACATTTTTCATGGAATAATTATAGCGTTGCAGCTATTTGTGATATTTAGCAAGAAGTTAAAGAAGCAAACATGCAAGTTTTTGATGAATACGATACTTTCAATTATATTTTTTTCTCTTTTGTTTGGATTCTTTAAAATACATAGGAGTATTATCATATATTGCATAATAGTTTTATTGTCTTCATTTTTATTATCATTTTTATTAATTAAAAAAGAAAATGCTGTATATAATATATCTATTTTTACAAATATACTTATTCTTTATGGAGTTTTTTTAAACAAAAAAATAATATACGACTCGTTTATAGGATATAACAATATAGTAGCTGGTGGAAGATTTTATGGACTAAACAATGAAATTATGGGCGTTTTATTAGCAACCTCAATAATAGTGTATTTTAGTTTAAGAGAAAAGGTAAAAGATAGAATAGTTCTTTCATTGTTTCTTATAGTGTATTTTCCATTAATAATATTGGCTCTGTCTGGGAAATATGGGGTTAATTTTGGCGGCTATATAACTTCTATTTTGCTATTTTTGATTTTGATATATGAAATGTTTTATTGTGATAAGAATAACAAAAATATTATCTTATTGATATTTATTGGCTTTATATTTCTTTTATCAAATTTTATAATACAGTTCAATGGATATAGTCTAAATCATATAGGAAAGCTGTTATCAAGAATAGAGGTGGTTGGATTTGTTGAATTATTTGATGCAATAATAAATAAAATTAAGCAGCTTACTATAATGGTTTTAATTCCACCTTGGAGTATTATTTCTTTAAGTCAGCTTTATTATATTTACAGATTATATAAAGATAAGAATATTTACATAAGAGATTTAAGAAATTCAGAGGTTGGTAAATGCATTTATGTAATATTTATTAGTTCTATTATTTCAGTTTTTATAAATGATACAGGTATAATATCTTTTGTATATATGAATACATATCTCATTGCTATTTTAATTAGTTTACATAATACAAAATTAAGGGCATTGCTCTAGTGCAATGCCCTTAAAATTTTTTCATATATACTTTATTTTTTTACTGTTTTCATATAAAATTACTTTACTGCACTTTACGGAGATGGGAGGGATAATATGTTAGCAAACAAGCATCCAGATTATGAGAAAGAAAATAAATATTTAAATACTACCTGTGATTGCATATCTGATGAGATAATGCATTTAGAAAAAGAAATTAAAAAGATGGATGAATCGATTAATAAGCTGAAAAAATCGATTGGTGGTAATTATAGTGATGAAATGGTAGTAAAAACTACGATACAAGATGCTAATAGAAGGAAATATAGGCAATTGATAAGAGCTCAGCATAAACCATACTTTGGACGGATTGATTTTAGAGAATTAGGTAAGGACGAATTCGAAACTTTTTATATAGGCAAAACTAGTGTTGTAAGAAGGGGAGATGAAAAAAGATTAGTAGTTGACTGGAGAGCACCGATAGCTAGTCTTTATTACAGTGGGGAACTAGGAGATGTGATGTATACAGCACCAGATGGTCTAATAATCGGAGAATTAGAGTTAAAGAGACAATATGAAATTGAAAATAAAAAGCTTATAAATATCTTTGATAAGGGACTTACTCCAATGGATGAATTTTTGCAACAGGCGTTATGGCAAAAAAAGGACAATAGGCTGAAGGATATAGTTACGACTATACAGAGTGAACAGAATGACATAATAAGAGCTGATAAAGATGTAACCTTGATAGTACAAGGGGTTGCGGGTAGTGGTAAGACTACAATAGTTTTACATAGGATTGCCTACCTTATGTATACCTATCAGGATGTATTTACTCCAGAAAATATCTTAATTATCGTTCCTAACAATCTATTTTTAGACTACATTTCAGATGTACTTCCAGATTTGGGTGTTGAAGAAATAAATCAGGCTACTTATGAGGATTTAGCAATGAAATTGCTTAACAAGAGATATAATTTGAAATCGGTTGAAGATAAGCTTATTAAATTAATAGAAAATAGTGGCAGAAATGAGGAATACTACGAAAATATTAAATATACATCTTGGTTTAAAGGCTCTATGATGTTTAAGAAGATTTTAGATAAATATATAAGAGACATGACTAAAGGTTTCGTTCCTGAAGTAAGTCTTAAGGTTTTAGATTATGAGATTTACTCATACGAAGAAGTAAAAGAAATGTTTGATAAGGACTTTAGCTATTTACCTATCATACCTAGAGTAGAAAGAATAAAAAAATATATAAAAGCTAATATAGATGAAAGAATAGAGAAAATTACAGAAAGTATTAATGAAGATTATGAAAAATTAGCAAATATGATAAAGAAATCGGATTTAAGTGAAGAAGAAATAAGACAAGAGCTTATCAAGATATATGATGAAAGGGATAAAAAAATAAATGAAATTAAAAAAGCTGTTCAAAGCTCTATAAATAAATACTTTTCTATATGGCAAAAAATTGATATAGATGAGCTGTATAAAAGTATTATTACAGATTTTGATGTAATGAAGAAGTATTCTAATGGAAAAATAGAGGACGAAAAACTTGAGTTTATAATTAATTACTGCAAAGAAATTTTTGAAAATGATGAAATAGAAAGAGAAGATTTACCAGCTATATTGTATCTGAAAATGAAACTGCTAGGTTTAGAATTAAAGGGTAAATTTAGTCACATTATAGTAGACGAAGCACAGGATTACAGCCAGTTACAGATGTATATTTTAAGGAAGTTAAATATAGGGGATTCTTTTACAATAGTAGGAGATTTATCTCAGGGAATACATTCATATAAAGGAATCGACAGCTGGCGTGATTTAATAAAAGAAGTATTTGATGAAGATTTAACTAAATATTTAACAATAAGGAAGTGCTACCGTTCTACTATGGAGATTATGAATTTTGCTAATGAAGTAATAAAAAATTGGAAAAAGGAAGATATTACTTTAGCAGAGCCAGTTTTAAGATCAGGAGATAAACCTTATATAATAAGAAAGAATAGTGAAGATGAAATTATTGAAGATATAGCGAAAAGAGTAGAAGGACTAAAAGATAAGGGGTATAAGTCAATAGCAGTAATATGTAAGACAAATAAGGAAAGTAAGGAAGTTTTTGAAAGTCTTAAAAAATATAAAATTACAGATTTACATTTGATTACTGATAAAGATATTACTTATGAAAGCGGTGTGGTTGTAATTCCAACATATTTAGCTAAAGGATTAGAATTTGATGCAGTTTTTGTTCATGATTGTTCAGAAAAATCTTATCCAAATAATGAGATTCATATAAAGCTTTTATATGTTTCAATAACAAGACCTCTGCATGAACTGTATATATATTATAAAGACAAACCATCAGCATTAATTGAAAATATATCTGAAGAATTCTGCAATAAAGAATAAAAAAGATTTAATAGTAAACAGAGAACAGAAATCATAGACTCTGTTCTCTGTTATTTATTTTATATTAAAATTTTTATCCTTTGATACATCGATAAGTAAGATTATAGAAAGTATGTTGCTTATAGTTCCAATACCTATAACTAACTTATATCCACCTAATTCAAATAGTGATGGACCAATAATAGTAAGCAATAATGCACATACAGAAATAACAAAATATAATAGTGTCATAAATACAGTTCGTCTATTTGGATATATTTCAGAGCATATAGCTTGAAATGCTGACCAGCCGCCATCTAGTCCTAATGCATAAAGAAAGGTTAATGGAATAACCAGGTATATTGATTTAATGTAAGGCAGTGGTGCTAAAACTAAAGTCATTAAAATAAAGCTTAATATGCCGTATTTCATTTTTCCTATTTTATCGCTTAGTATGGCTGCTATAGTAACTCCTATTACAGTTCCCAAAGCAGTTAAGGTAAAAACATAACCAATGTAGGATTGATTTAAGTTGAAATTATGCTTTAACCAAATAGAAAGATAACTAAACATAAATATTGGTGCAAGAATTAGTAAAAATTGAATTATTAAAAATTTAATAGTTATAGGTTTTTTAGTGATAGAAATAACTTCTTTGAAATTAAGATCAGAAGAACATGAAATATGTTCATCATGGTCTTTAGGTAGTTTTATAGATATAAACAATATCATAATAGATAATATAGAAACAGACCAATATAGATAATGTATGTTGAAATATTTAACCATATTAGTGCTGTATATTGGGCTTAAAAGAATAGCAATAGCAAATGCAATTCTTAAAATACCAGCACCTTTTCCTCTATTTTCGTAAGGAATAAAGTCACTTATGTATGAAAGTAAAGTTGTAGTCAAAGTAATATTACCTATTCCTATTAACATTCTACCTAAACCAAATATTACAGGGGATGGTGACCATCCAGTTATAACTGTACCTGATAAAAAAGTTAGTATTGCAAATACAATAGCATTCTTTTTACCATATTTATCTGCTGCCATACCGAATAACGGTGAAAACAGACCTATTGTTGAGAAACCTAAGTTAAGGTATATTACGCTACTTTCCCTAATACTAAAGTAATCTGCGAGATAAGGGACAATAGGGCTAATAAAGCTCGATTCAAAAGATATAACAAATTGTATAAAAAATACTACGAGTAGTGTTAAATATAAATTCAAAATACCACCCCCAAAATATTTATTAAGACTATTATCTTTTAAACTTATCTAAAAGTAAAGGCTTAAATTAATATTCAGAAATTTTAGTATTTTGCATTTAATTTGATTGACATACAGAAATTAATATTCTATAATACTTGAAAACCCTTAACGAATGCCGAACGACCAATGACGATAATTGATAGGAGGGGGAGCATGATTAAAAAATTTATTTCTTACTATAGACCTCATATGAAATTATTTATCTTAGATATGGTGTGTGCTTTTTTTATTGCGATTTTAGACCTAGTATTCCCTATGATGACAAGACAAATAATTAATGACATAATACCAAACGGTAAGATACGGACGCTATATATTTTTACAATAGTATTAGTAGTTTTGTATGTTTTTAGAGCTATTTTTAATTATGTAGTTGATTATTGGGGGCATGTGGTTGGTACTAGAATGGAACATGACATGAGAAGAGATTTATTTGCTCATCTTCAAACATTAGATATAAGTTTTTTTGATAATACAAAGACAGGATACATAATGTCTAGAATTGTAAATGATTTAAATGAAATATCGGAATTGGCTCATCATGGACCTGAAGATTTATTTTTATCAATAATAATGCTTTTAGGTTCTTTCATTATACTTATGACTATAGATTGGAGACTTACATTAATAATATTTATTTTCGTACCTGCTATGATATGGTTTGCTATTACAAAGAGAAAGAAAATGACAGAGTCATTTAGAAATGTAAGGAAAAAGATAGCTAATGTAAATGCTCAGTTGGAAAACAGTATTTCAGGGATAAGAGTCGCAAAATCTTTTACAAATGAAGAATATGAAATGGAAAAATTCAGTATAGGCAATAGAGAATTTAAGGAATCGAGAGAGTTTGCTTTCAAATCTATGGCTGAATTTTTTACAGGTATACATTTTCTATTGAATATGTTGAACGTTGTAGTTGTGAGTGTTGGAGGGATATTTTTATACAATAAGATAATTAATACTGGAGATTTATTTGCATACCTTCTTTATGTAAATTTCTTTATGCAGCCTATCAGAAGGCTTACTCAATTCACTCAGCAATATCAAGCAGGTATGACTGGTTTTGAGAGGTTTATGGAAATTTTGAGTATAAAGCCAAATATTGTTGATAAAGAAGGAGCTATTGATCTAGATAATGTTAAAGGTAAAATTGAGCTAAAAAATATTTCGTTTAGCTACAATGACAAAAAGGATAAAGTTTTATCAGATATTAATTTAACTATTGAAGCTGGTAAGACATTAGCACTAGTTGGGCCTTCAGGAGCAGGTAAGACTACTTTATGTCATTTAATACCTAGATTTTATGAAGTTGATTCAGGAGAAATTTTATTAGACGGAATTAATATTAAAGATATTTCAATTAAATCTTTAAGACGAAATATAGGATTAGTTCAGCAGAATGTGTTTCTATTTACAGGTACTATAAAGGAAAATATTTTATACGGTAGACCAGATGCTAGTTTTGAAGAAGTAGTTGAAGCTGCTAAAAATGCTAATATTCATGATTTTATCATGAGTTTGCCAAATGGATATGATACATATATAGGTGAAAAGGGTATAAAACTTTCAGGAGGTCAAAAACAAAGAATATCAATAGCTAGAGTATTTTTGAAAAATCCACCTATACTTATTCTTGATGAGGCAACATCTGCATTAGACAACGAAACAGAGATTATTATTCAAAAAGCTTTAGAAAGGTTGTCAAAAGACAGAACAACTCTTGTTATTGCACATAGGTTGTCTACTGTAAAAAATGCAGATGAGATTGTAGTATTAACTGATAAAGGGATTCAGGAAAGAGGAAAGCATGAAGAGTTAATCAAGAAAGACGGTCTGTATGCTAGACTTTATAAGGCTCAATTTAAAGGTTTTATACCAGATGAGGTTGCTTAGAATATTTAATGTTTAAAAGAAAAAATCTCGGGTATTTAATTAAAAGATTTGTACATTAATAAGTAGATTATTATGATCATTGTTTAGAGTATGGAGAATAGAGGAAAGGGGGATAAAAATGGCTGTTTGGAAATGTACAGTTTGTGGGGAAACTAAAGAAGGCAGATGCAGACCTAAAACTTGTCTAAAATGTGGTGCGCCTAAAGAAAAGTTTGAAAAAGAGAAGTAAAACAGTCTGAAGCGGCGTTTGCCGCTTTTTGTACTAGGCTGATAAAGAAATAATACATATAGATAACTTATGATAATTTTCTTGAAAAGAAGGTGTTGGTTTAGATGTTTAAATGGAAAGAAGAATTTTCAACTAAAGTAAATATTTTTGATGAAGAACATAAGAAACTTTTTGAAATAGGCAACAGATTATATGATTTGATTAAGCTAGATGATGAAATAGATAGATATGATGATATTATGGAAGTTATGTCTGAAATGGCAGAATATGCAAAGTATCATTTCAAACATGAAGAAGAGCTTATGCAAAAATATGGCTATCCACCAAGAGAGTTTTTTAAGCATATATCAGAACATAAAGCTTTTTTCATGGAAGTGGAGAAGGTTATGTCTAAAGATATTGATGAGGAACAAAAAGAAATATCTATGCATTTAGTTACATTTTTGGTCGACTGGATATCAAATCACATATTAAAAACAGATATGAAGTATGCTGAGTTTTTTGCTAGTAAAGGTATCTAAAGTCAGAAGTATTTGCAGTTTATCATCACTAAAATTAATAGAAATAAATGGAAAATAGCTCGGTATGAGCTATTTTTTTCATAGATTTTGTTCTAATATATATGAACTTTTTGCTTAGATATACGTTATATAATTGAGAGGAAGGGGGGTATTTGTGGAGGAAAGGAAACTAGTAATATTAGCTAAGAAAGGTGATAAGAAAGCATTAGAACAGTTACTTAAGAACAACTATTCTGTGCTGAAGGGTTACCTACTTAAATTAACATTAGATGAATCATTAGCGGACGATATAACACAGGAGACCATGCTAAAAGTAATTTTGAATATAAAAAAATATAAATTGAAAGGTAAATTTTCAACTTGGCTTATTACTATAGCTACTAATGTTTATAGAGATATATTAAGGAAGAATAAGAAAGTAATATATAGAGGGGAACAAATGAGAGCAGTTGATGTAATGAGTTTAGAAGAATCTGTTATAGTTAAAACAGATTTTGATAGATTAAAGCTGTTACTAAAAGAGCTTCCTGAAGAAAAACGAATGGTGTTTATTTTAAAACATTATTATGGATATAGCTATGATGAGATTGCTCAGATTATGAAATGCTCACCTGGTACTGTTCGTTCAAGACTGCATTATTGTATTGA from Caloranaerobacter ferrireducens includes:
- a CDS encoding RCKP-type rubredoxin-like domain-containing protein, which produces MAVWKCTVCGETKEGRCRPKTCLKCGAPKEKFEKEK
- a CDS encoding ABC transporter ATP-binding protein yields the protein MIKKFISYYRPHMKLFILDMVCAFFIAILDLVFPMMTRQIINDIIPNGKIRTLYIFTIVLVVLYVFRAIFNYVVDYWGHVVGTRMEHDMRRDLFAHLQTLDISFFDNTKTGYIMSRIVNDLNEISELAHHGPEDLFLSIIMLLGSFIILMTIDWRLTLIIFIFVPAMIWFAITKRKKMTESFRNVRKKIANVNAQLENSISGIRVAKSFTNEEYEMEKFSIGNREFKESREFAFKSMAEFFTGIHFLLNMLNVVVVSVGGIFLYNKIINTGDLFAYLLYVNFFMQPIRRLTQFTQQYQAGMTGFERFMEILSIKPNIVDKEGAIDLDNVKGKIELKNISFSYNDKKDKVLSDINLTIEAGKTLALVGPSGAGKTTLCHLIPRFYEVDSGEILLDGINIKDISIKSLRRNIGLVQQNVFLFTGTIKENILYGRPDASFEEVVEAAKNANIHDFIMSLPNGYDTYIGEKGIKLSGGQKQRISIARVFLKNPPILILDEATSALDNETEIIIQKALERLSKDRTTLVIAHRLSTVKNADEIVVLTDKGIQERGKHEELIKKDGLYARLYKAQFKGFIPDEVA
- the sigY gene encoding RNA polymerase sigma factor SigY; protein product: MEERKLVILAKKGDKKALEQLLKNNYSVLKGYLLKLTLDESLADDITQETMLKVILNIKKYKLKGKFSTWLITIATNVYRDILRKNKKVIYRGEQMRAVDVMSLEESVIVKTDFDRLKLLLKELPEEKRMVFILKHYYGYSYDEIAQIMKCSPGTVRSRLHYCIEKIRHQMKGGR
- the helD gene encoding RNA polymerase recycling motor HelD, yielding MLANKHPDYEKENKYLNTTCDCISDEIMHLEKEIKKMDESINKLKKSIGGNYSDEMVVKTTIQDANRRKYRQLIRAQHKPYFGRIDFRELGKDEFETFYIGKTSVVRRGDEKRLVVDWRAPIASLYYSGELGDVMYTAPDGLIIGELELKRQYEIENKKLINIFDKGLTPMDEFLQQALWQKKDNRLKDIVTTIQSEQNDIIRADKDVTLIVQGVAGSGKTTIVLHRIAYLMYTYQDVFTPENILIIVPNNLFLDYISDVLPDLGVEEINQATYEDLAMKLLNKRYNLKSVEDKLIKLIENSGRNEEYYENIKYTSWFKGSMMFKKILDKYIRDMTKGFVPEVSLKVLDYEIYSYEEVKEMFDKDFSYLPIIPRVERIKKYIKANIDERIEKITESINEDYEKLANMIKKSDLSEEEIRQELIKIYDERDKKINEIKKAVQSSINKYFSIWQKIDIDELYKSIITDFDVMKKYSNGKIEDEKLEFIINYCKEIFENDEIEREDLPAILYLKMKLLGLELKGKFSHIIVDEAQDYSQLQMYILRKLNIGDSFTIVGDLSQGIHSYKGIDSWRDLIKEVFDEDLTKYLTIRKCYRSTMEIMNFANEVIKNWKKEDITLAEPVLRSGDKPYIIRKNSEDEIIEDIAKRVEGLKDKGYKSIAVICKTNKESKEVFESLKKYKITDLHLITDKDITYESGVVVIPTYLAKGLEFDAVFVHDCSEKSYPNNEIHIKLLYVSITRPLHELYIYYKDKPSALIENISEEFCNKE
- a CDS encoding MFS transporter, whose amino-acid sequence is MNLYLTLLVVFFIQFVISFESSFISPIVPYLADYFSIRESSVIYLNLGFSTIGLFSPLFGMAADKYGKKNAIVFAILTFLSGTVITGWSPSPVIFGLGRMLIGIGNITLTTTLLSYISDFIPYENRGKGAGILRIAFAIAILLSPIYSTNMVKYFNIHYLYWSVSILSIMILFISIKLPKDHDEHISCSSDLNFKEVISITKKPITIKFLIIQFLLILAPIFMFSYLSIWLKHNFNLNQSYIGYVFTLTALGTVIGVTIAAILSDKIGKMKYGILSFILMTLVLAPLPYIKSIYLVIPLTFLYALGLDGGWSAFQAICSEIYPNRRTVFMTLLYFVISVCALLLTIIGPSLFELGGYKLVIGIGTISNILSIILLIDVSKDKNFNIK
- a CDS encoding bacteriohemerythrin; translation: MFKWKEEFSTKVNIFDEEHKKLFEIGNRLYDLIKLDDEIDRYDDIMEVMSEMAEYAKYHFKHEEELMQKYGYPPREFFKHISEHKAFFMEVEKVMSKDIDEEQKEISMHLVTFLVDWISNHILKTDMKYAEFFASKGI